From a single Kryptolebias marmoratus isolate JLee-2015 linkage group LG17, ASM164957v2, whole genome shotgun sequence genomic region:
- the LOC108246144 gene encoding histone-lysine N-methyltransferase PRDM9, translated as MSDKDSDVEWAETTEEVVEIEKSLSLKSSTPAVPVVVVSDVDVDPAQTSIQKLLNTVGQEQTPEDFCCEECLTLFQDQRDPYTINGPSFVLDFPTSLDVPQRALLTLPFGLMIGRSSIPGAGVGVINFGPVLSPGMHFGPFEGELITRENALTSDFSWELYQGEDQYEYIDAAKDSSSNWMRYVNFARNEEEANLLAVQYKGSILFHCCRSIGTEDELTVWPSSKMYTRFSKVWAQMLTLKLNKSEITHSASNPIFLCSNCQLSFTTEAFLLRHIQYFHTQPKASEVADEDHAPGADSVHSPASVMEVYVDSVKSKTCDDCGKVFKQIPHLRRHKLCVHSNKRPYCCPYCRRSFSQASGLIRHQLVHRKQAGKKAPNQKKILSETERAEHFAAAEAAESGEIKEINGSENPLDVDAAKTFAAEAETCQLVCLPCGNSSTDEASFKTHKATGHENLRPYVCSVCQKCFRHYHDLKRHLKSHQKRTKSREKVNVDSEDAATLPFSCAECSVSFSSVDALQEHINELHSDDVSAQTQDGTTDSVQNLPSVRPQRLKARLNVSALTKLVAPKRKAARPAPTERTLSEPDTNLVKFKWFSCNHCKQTYGNPDDLKAHKCSMKLFNCEQCGATFKKSGLLQRHEQTEHLKMKSYSCDRCDKCFSTSRRLKQHQKSNSCMKYHCTSELFSCSFCQFSFTMKSYLIKHIKRHHPVKFSLPGVSDGQMDLLEENEVEHICPDCGTNCANLKDFKSHACIRKLEVLYLCTDCGKSFTNKYGLKLHQRVHTGEKPYTCPHCGKSFSYNGQLSVHLRTHTGEKPYLCTHCGESFRQSGDLKRHERKHTGVRPHRCPECNKSFSRPQSLKAHQMLHLGQRMFKCSQCGKSFSRNYHLRRHHQKVHM; from the exons gttGTGAGGAGTGTTTAACCCTCTTCCAGGACCAGAGAGATCCTTATACCATCAATGGTCCGTCATTTGTTCTCGACTTTCCAACAAGCTTGGATGTCCCACAGCGAGCTCTCCTCACCTTGCCTTTTGGCCTGATGATAGGTCGATCTAGTATTCCCGGTGCAGGAGTCGGGGTTATAAATTTTGGGCCCGTGCTGTCTCCAGGAATGCATTTTGGACCTTTTGAAGGGGAACTGATAACAAGGGAAAATGCCTTGACAAGTGATTTTTCTTGGGAG CTTTACCAAGGAGAAGACCAGTATGAGTACATTGATGCTGCCAAGGATTCTTCCTCAAACTGGATGAG ATATGTAAACTTTGCTCGTAATGAAGAGGAGGCAAACCTGTTGGCGGTCCAGTACAAAGGCAGCATTCTTTTTCACTGCTGTCGCTCCATAGGTACTGAAGACGAGCTCACCGTGTGGCCTAGCAGCAAAATGTACACACGCTTCAGTAAAGTTTGGGCTCAGATGTTGACTTTGAAGTTGAATAAATCAg AGATCACTCACTCTGCGTCGAACCCAATATTCCTGTGCTCCAACTGTCAGCTCTCATTCACTACTGAGGCCTTCCTCCTCCGACACATACAATACTTTCACACGCAGCCGAAAGCCTCCGAAGTAGCTGATGAAGACCACGCTCCTGGTGCTGACTCGGTTCACTCTCCTGCGTCTGTCATGGAAGTATATGTGGATTCTGTTAAATCCAAAACGTGTGATGATTGCGGCAAGGTTTTCAAGCAAATACCTCACCTCAGGAGGCACAAGCTGTGTGTCCACTCAAACAAGCGGCCTTACTGTTGCCCGTATTGCAGGCGAAGTTTTAGCCAGGCCTCTGGCTTAATCAGACACCAGCTTGTTCACAGAAAGCAGGCTGGCAAAAAAGCCCCAAATCAGAAGAAAATCCTCTCTGAGACGGAGAGAGCAGaacattttgctgctgctgaggcAGCAGAATCtggggaaataaaagaaattaatggAAGTGAAAATCCCCTCGATGTTGATGCTGCAAAGACCTTCGCTGCTGAGGCAGAAACATGTCAGCTGGTTTGTTTGCCTTGTGGGAATAGCTCCACGGATGAAGCATCCTTCAAAACGCACAAAGCAACCGGCCACGAGAATTTACGTCCGTATGTCTGTTCTGTGTGCCAGAAATGCTTCCGCCACTACCACGACCTGAAACGGCATCTGAAGAGTCATCAGAAGAGAACCAAAAGTAGAGAGAAAGTAAATGTGGATTCAGAGGATGCTGCCACGTTACCGTTTAGCTGTGCTGAATGTTCAGTGTCTTTCTCCTCAGTGGACGCCCTTCAGGAGCACATAAACGAGCTCCACTCAGACGACGTCTCGGCTCAAACTCAAGATGGCACCACAGACTCAGTCCAGAACCTTCCCTCTGTCAGACCTCAGCGTCTCAAAGCAAGATTGAACGTTTCTGCCCTAACCAAGCTCGTAGCACCGAAGCGCAAAGCAGCCCGTCCTGCTCCGACTGAGAGGACCTTGTCTGAACCGGATACAAACTTAGTCAAATTCAAGTGGTTTAGCTGCAACCACTGCAAACAGACGTACGGGAACCCGGACGATCTCAAAGCACACAAATGCTCCATGAAGTTGTTTAACTGTGAACAGTGTGGGGCGACCTTCAAGAAGTCTGGGTTGCTGCAAAGACACGAGCAGACGGAGCATTTAAAGATGAAGTCGTACAGCTGCGATCGCTGCGATAAATGCTTCTCCACGAGCAGAAGGCTAAAGCAGCATCAGAAAAGCAACTCCTGCATGAAGTATCACTGCACGTCGGAGCTTTTCTCCTGCTCCTTCTGTCAGTTCTCCTTCACCATGAAGAGTTACCTTATTAAACACATCAAGAGGCACCACCCCGTGAAGTTTTCGTTGCCAGGCGTTTCCGATGGCCAGATGGACCTGCTGGAGGAGAACGAGGTAGAACACATATGCCCGGACTGTGGCACCAACTGTGCAAACTTGAAAGATTTCAAATCTCACGCATGCATCAGGAAGCTGGAGGTTCTGTACTTGTGCACCGACTGCGGGAAGAGCTTCACAAACAAATACGGGCTGAAGCTGCATCAGCGTGTTCACACAGGCGAGAAGCCCTACACCTGCCCCCACTGCGGGAAGAGCTTCTCCTACAACGGCCAGCTGAGCGTGCACCTCAGGACCCACACCGGGGAGAAGCCCTACCTGTGCACGCACTGCGGCGAGAGCTTTCGCCAGTCGGGAGACCTGAAGAGACACGAGAGGAAGCACACGGGCGTGAGGCCGCACCGCTGCCCCGAGTGCAACAAGAGCTTCAGCCGCCCCCAGAGCCTCAAGGCTCACCAGATGCTGCACCTGGGCCAGAGAATGTTCAAATGTTCTCAGTGTGGCAAGAGCTTTTCCAGAAACTATCATCTCAGGAGACACCATCAGAAGGTGCACATGTAG